Proteins encoded together in one Canis aureus isolate CA01 chromosome 21, VMU_Caureus_v.1.0, whole genome shotgun sequence window:
- the LOC144293222 gene encoding olfactory receptor 4B1: MESTTNNVTELIFVGLFQDPEVQRVCFVVFLLMYLATVVGNGLIVLTVNVSKSLHSPMYFFLSYLSLVEITYSSTVVPKFITDLLTKIKTISLEGCVAQIFFFHFFGVTEILLLVVMAYDRYVAICRPLHYMNIMSRQLCHILVAGSWLGGFFHSIIQILITIQLPFCGPNVIDHYFCDLQPLFKLACTDTFVEGVIVLTNSGLIALCSFLILVSSYIVILFNLRNHSAEGRRKALSTCASHIMVVLLFFGPAIFLYMRPSSTFTEDKLVAVFYTVVTPMLNPIIYTLRNAEVKNAMRKLWSKKNSGME, encoded by the coding sequence ATGGAATCCACTACAAATAATGTGACTGAGTTAATCTTCGTTGGCCTTTTCCAGGATCCAGAGGTTCAGAGAGTGTGTTTTGTGGTATTTCTTCTCATGTACCTGGCCACGGTGGTGGGCAATGGCCTCATTGTCCTGACAGTCAATGTCAGTAAGAGTCTGCATtcccccatgtacttcttccttagCTACCTGTCCCTGGTGGAGATCACGTACTCCTCTACTGTTGTCCCTAAATTCATCACAGACTTACTTACTAAGATTAAAACCATTTCCCTGGAAGGCTGTGTAGCTCAGATATTCTTCTTCCACTTCTTTGGGGTCACTGAGATCCTTTTGCTTGTggtgatggcctatgaccgctatgtggctaTTTGCAGGCCTCTTCATTATATGAATATTATGAGCCGCCAACTATGTCATATACTGGTGGCTGGCTCCTGGCTTGGCGGCTTTTTTCACTCCATTATACAGATTCTTATCACCATCCAGTTGCCCTTCTGTGGCCCCAATGTGATTGACCACTACTTCTGTGATCTTCAGCCATTATTCAAACTTGCCTGCACTGACACCTTTGTGGAGGGGGTTATTGTGTTGACCAACAGTGGCTTAATTGCTCTGTGCTCCTTCCTTATCTTGGTGTCTTCCTATATTGTCATCCTGTTCAACTTGAGGAACCATTCTGCAGAGGGGAGGCGCAAAGCTCTCTCTACCTGTGCCTCTCACATCATGGTGGTCCTCTTGTTCTTTGGACCTGCCATCTTTCTCTACATGCGACCTTCCTCCACCTTCACTGAGGACAAACTGGTGGCTGTGTTCTACACGGTTGTTACACCCATGCTGAACCCCATCATCTACACACTCAGAAATGCAGAGGTGAAAAATGCCATGAGAAAGTTGTGGAGCAAAAAGAACTCAGGGATGGAATGA
- the LOC144293225 gene encoding olfactory receptor 4X2-like — MGNTHNVTEFVFLGLSSNQDVQKVFFVLFLFLYTAVVLGNLLIVLIVMTSRRLGSPMYFFLSYLSFVEICYSSTTAPKLISDLLAERKAISLWGCMTQLFFMHFFGGTEILLLTVMAYDRYVAICRPLNYTVMMNRQVCAVLVGMAWVGGFVHSFAQILLIFRLPFCGPNVIDHYFCDLLPVLKLACSDTFLIGVLIVANGGTLSVISFGIILASYVVILLHLRTRSSEGRSKALSTCGSHITVVTLFFGPCIFIYLRPSTTLSADKTVAVFYTVITPLLNPVIYSLRNAEVKKAMKKLWIRTMKLEEK, encoded by the coding sequence ATGGGTAACACACACAATGTGACCGAATTCGTTTTTCTGGGACTTTCTTCCAATCAGGATGTACAGAAAGTTTTCTTTgtgctgtttctgtttttgtacaCAGCAGTTGTGCTGGGGAATCTCCTCATTGTGCTCATTGTCATGACCAGCAGAAGGCTTGGTtcccccatgtacttcttcctcagcTATCTATCCTTTGTGGAGATCTGCTACTCCTCTACAACAGCACCCAAACTCATCTCGGATTTGCTGGCTGAAAGGAAAGCAATTTCTTTGTGGGGCTGCATGACACAGCTTTTTTTCATGCACTTCTTCGGTGGCACTGAGATCCTCCTGCTCActgtgatggcctatgaccgctatgtggccatctgtagGCCCCTCAACTACACCGTTATGATGAACCGGCAGGTATGCGCTGTCCTGGTGGGAATGGCATGGGTGGGAGGCTTTGTACATTCCTTTGCCCAAATCCTTTTGATCTTCCGCTTGCCCTTCTGCGGTCCCAATGTGATTGACCACTATTTCTGTGACCTGCTTCCTGTGCTCAAACTTGCCTGCTCTGACACCTTCCTCATTGGTGTGCTGATTGTTGCCAATGGGGGGACCTTGTCTGTGATCAGCTTTGGGATCATCTTAGCCTCCTACGTGGTCATTTTGCTCCATTTGAGGACTCGAAGCTCTGAGGGGCGGAGCAAGGCCCTCTCCACCTGTGGGTCCCATATCACTGTGGTTACCTTATTCTTTGGGCCATGTATCTTCATCTATCTGAGGCCTTCTACCACCTTGTCTGCAGACAAGACAGTGGCTGTGTTCTACACAGTGATCACCCCACTCCTCAACCCTGTCATTTACTCCCTAAGAAATGCTGAAGTGAAGAAGGCCATGAAGAAGCTGTGGATCAGGACGATGAAGCTAGAAGAGAAATAG
- the LOC144293224 gene encoding olfactory receptor 4B1-like yields the protein MANTNNVTELIIIGLFQDPEVQRVCFVIFLLVYLATVVGNGLIVLTVNVSKSLHSPMYFFLSYLSLVEITYSSTVVPKFITDLLAKIKTISLEGCVAQIFFFHFFGVTEIFLLTVMAYDRYVAICKPLHYTTIMSRSVCRLLVAGSWIGGFFHSMVQIIITLQLSFCGPNVIDHYFCDLHPLFKLACTDTSVEGVIVLANSGLFSIFSFLLLVSSYIVILFNLRNHSAEGRRKALSTCASHIMVVLLFFGPAIFLYMRPPSTFTEDKLVAVFYTVVTPMLNPIIYTLRNAEVKNAMRKLWGKKVNSGMG from the coding sequence ATGGCGAATACAAATAACGTGACTGAGTTAATTATCATTGGTCTTTTCCAGGATCCAGAGGTGCAGAGAGTGTGTTTTGTGATATTTCTTCTCGTGTACCTGGCCACGGTGGTGGGCAATGGCCTCATTGTCCTGACAGTCAATGTCAGTAAGAGTTTGCATTCCCCCATGTACTTTTTCCTCAGCTACCTGTCCCTGGTGGAGATCACGTACTCTTCTACTGTTGTCCCTAAATTCATCACAGACTTACTTGCCAAGATTAAAACCATTTCCCTGGAGGGCTGTGTAGCTCAGATATTCTTCTTCCACTTCTTTGGAGTCACTGAGATCTTCCTGCTTACGGtaatggcctatgaccgctatgtggccatctgcaaaccccTTCACTACACAACCATCATGAGCCGGTCTGTGTGTCGCCTTCTGGTGGCTGGTTCCTGGATTGGTGGCTTTTTTCACTCCATGGTTCAGATTATTATTACACTCCAGTTGTCTTTCTGTGGTCCCAATGTGATTGACCACTACTTCTGTGACCTCCATCCCTTATTCAAGCTTGCCTGCACTGACACTTCTGTGGAGGGGGTTATTGTGTTGGCCAACAGTGggttattttctatcttttccttcctcctcctagTGTCCTCCTATATTGTCATCCTGTTCAACTTGAGGAACCATTCTGCAGAGGGGAGGCGCAAAGCcctctccacctgtgcctctcaTATCATGGTGGTCCTTTTGTTCTTTGGACCTGCCATCTTTCTCTACATGCGACCTCCGTCCACCTTCACTGAGGACAAACTGGTGGCCGTGTTCTACACGGTTGTCACTCCCATGCTGAACCCCATCATCTACACACTCAGAAATGCAGAGGTGAAAAATGCCATGAGGAAGCTGTGGGGGAAGAAAGTGAACTCTGGGAtgggataa
- the OR4X1 gene encoding olfactory receptor 4X1: protein MATPSNVTEIILLGFSPNREVQKTVSVLFLLMYMAIVLGNGLIVVTVMASKGLTSPMYFFLSFLSFVEICYCSVTAPKLILDSFIERQTISLKGCITQIFFLHFFGGTEIFLLTVMAYDRYVAICKPLHYTVIMNRRVCGLLVGAAWSGGLLHSVGQTFLIFQLPFCGLKVLDHYFCDVHPVLKLACSDTFLIGVLIIANGGSISVVSFMGLLASYLVILYSLRTQTSEGRRKALSTCASHIAVVSLFFIPCSFVYMRPCVTLPADKIVAVFYTVVTPLLNPIIYSFRNADMKNAMRRLMGRTVIWGNR, encoded by the coding sequence ATGGCGACTCCAAGCAATGTGACTGAAATCATTCTCTTGGGATTTTCCCCCAACAGGGAGGTGCAGAAGACTGTTTCTGTGCTGTTTCTCCTCATGTACATGGCCATTGTGCTGGGTAACGGCCTTATTGTGGTGACGGTGATGGCCAGCAAAGGGCTCACCTCCCCCATGTATTTCTTCCTCAGCTTCCTGTCCTTTGTGGAGATCTGTTACTGCTCTGTCACAGCCCCCAAGCTCATCCTTGACTCTTTTATTGAAAGGCAAACCATTTCCCTCAAGGGCTGCATCACACAgatatttttcctccatttctttggTGGTACTGAGATCTTTCTCCTGAcagtgatggcctatgaccgctatgtggccatctgcaagcccctGCACTACACCGTCATCATGAACCGGCGTGTGTGTGGCCTCCTGGTGGGTGCAGCATGGAGTGGGGGCTTGCTGCATTCTGTTGGGCAGACATTCCTCATTTTCCAGCTGCCCTTCTGTGGCCTCAAGGTCCTTGACCACTACTTCTGTGATGTCCATCCTGTATTGAAGCTGGCCTGCTCAGACACCTTCCTCATTGGTGTGCTGATCATCGCCAATGGTGGCTCCATTTCAGTGGTCAGCTTCATGGGGCTGCTTGCTTCCTACTTGGTCATCCTGTACTCCCTGAGGACACAGACCTCAGAAGGTCGGCGCAAGGCTCTGTCCACCTGTGCCTCTCACATTGCAGTTGTGAGTCTGTTCTTCATACCCTGTTCCTTTGTCTACATGAGGCCCTGTGTCACCCTCCCTGCAGACAAGATAGTTGCTGTGTTTTACACAGTGGTCACACCTCTCTTAAACCCCATCATTTACTCCTTCAGGAATGCTGACATGAAAAATGCTATGAGAAGACTGATGGGGAGGACAGTGATCTGGGGAAATAGATGA